One Halovivax ruber XH-70 genomic region harbors:
- a CDS encoding cobalamin B12-binding domain-containing protein: MSTEQAGRSIRCLVAKVGLDGHDRGAHVIARAFRDAGFEVIYSGLHKAPEEIVQAAVQEDVDVLGISILSGAHNTLVPKVMDGLEEYGAAEDTLVLVGGVIPEEDREGLADEGVSAIFGPGTSIEETIEFVRENAPER; the protein is encoded by the coding sequence ATGAGTACCGAACAGGCGGGTCGATCGATTCGCTGTCTCGTCGCGAAGGTCGGCCTCGACGGACACGATCGTGGGGCCCACGTCATCGCCCGGGCCTTCCGCGACGCTGGCTTCGAAGTCATCTACTCGGGTCTGCACAAGGCGCCCGAAGAAATCGTTCAGGCGGCCGTCCAGGAGGACGTCGACGTGCTCGGGATCTCGATCCTCTCCGGCGCACACAACACGCTCGTCCCCAAGGTCATGGACGGCCTCGAAGAGTACGGGGCCGCCGAGGATACGCTCGTACTCGTCGGGGGCGTCATTCCCGAAGAAGACCGCGAGGGACTCGCCGACGAAGGCGTCTCCGCGATCTTCGGCCCCGGCACCTCGATCGA
- a CDS encoding HD domain-containing protein: MGVEITEPDVSDAEYEAMKRFVFEYLAASVEKEDDGGRMRWYPWHSAEYRHNHILNVTDLAADIAEAEGAAVDVTKTAAVFHDVAKLETAQDRHAEAGARIAREYLQSQGEYPESFVDQVARAVENHSYQGSVSDLPLETQCLIEADLLDKVGANGTALMLLRMGYESRVHMDADEMVERVLERGVDAVSRVESETAQSLAHQRLKRVKWFREWLEDEIAGMGE, from the coding sequence GTGGGCGTCGAAATAACCGAACCGGACGTCAGCGACGCGGAGTACGAGGCTATGAAGCGATTCGTCTTCGAGTACCTCGCCGCGAGCGTCGAGAAAGAGGACGATGGCGGCCGTATGCGCTGGTATCCGTGGCACTCCGCGGAGTACCGCCACAATCACATTCTGAACGTGACCGATCTCGCCGCCGACATCGCCGAGGCGGAGGGGGCAGCGGTCGACGTGACGAAGACTGCGGCGGTCTTTCACGACGTTGCGAAGCTGGAGACTGCCCAGGATCGCCACGCCGAAGCGGGTGCCCGGATCGCACGCGAGTACCTGCAGTCACAGGGAGAATACCCCGAGTCGTTCGTCGATCAGGTCGCTCGTGCCGTGGAGAACCACTCCTATCAGGGATCGGTGAGCGATCTGCCACTCGAGACGCAGTGTCTCATCGAGGCCGACCTGCTCGATAAGGTCGGTGCGAACGGGACGGCACTGATGCTCCTCAGGATGGGATACGAGTCTCGCGTGCACATGGACGCCGACGAGATGGTCGAACGCGTCCTCGAACGAGGCGTCGATGCCGTCAGCCGGGTCGAGAGCGAGACGGCCCAGAGTCTGGCACACCAGCGACTCAAACGAGTCAAGTGGTTCCGGGAGTGGCTCGAAGACGAGATTGCCGGGATGGGCGAGTAA
- a CDS encoding DoxX family protein yields MSTTNANRLEAQYGGISLSGSPHALSAWTVVALRIVMGGVMLFAGLGKVSEWPFDASGFLVHGVDAASPVSGLYAAMAETPIVLETINVVVPATQLLIGIALITGAFVRLAALGGAMQMTLFYLGGWAGDWLALFDSTLVYAFVFLAIGAFAAGRMAGLDSRIERLRVGGRPLLERYPRLRYVLG; encoded by the coding sequence ATGTCAACGACCAACGCAAACCGGCTCGAGGCCCAGTACGGAGGAATTTCCCTTTCGGGATCACCCCACGCACTCAGCGCGTGGACGGTAGTCGCGTTACGAATCGTGATGGGTGGTGTGATGCTGTTCGCCGGCCTCGGTAAGGTGAGCGAGTGGCCGTTCGACGCGAGCGGCTTCCTCGTCCACGGTGTCGATGCCGCGAGTCCCGTGAGTGGACTCTACGCGGCGATGGCCGAGACGCCGATCGTCCTGGAGACGATCAACGTGGTCGTCCCGGCGACCCAACTCCTGATCGGGATCGCCCTGATTACGGGTGCGTTCGTTCGACTGGCGGCGCTCGGCGGGGCGATGCAGATGACCCTGTTCTACCTCGGCGGCTGGGCGGGGGACTGGCTGGCCCTGTTCGACTCGACGCTGGTCTACGCGTTCGTCTTCCTCGCGATCGGGGCGTTCGCGGCGGGACGGATGGCCGGCCTCGACAGCCGCATCGAACGGCTCCGCGTGGGCGGTCGACCACTCCTCGAGCGCTACCCACGGCTCAGGTACGTCCTGGGCTAA
- a CDS encoding LysE family translocator has product MFESVGTLAVGAVFGLALAAPPGPMNAIIAEESVLRGWYPGVKAGLGAFTADALFFVLTLVGVVAVIDAQPAIRPLLYLFGGVLMCYFAVDAFRSAKDAFASRVDSDDPAAGFRKTFVLAATNPYQIGFWLTVGVGLLEEGTLDVFSHVPYVGADLAGSLVVETGSPTLLLGFFAGIGLWVVTFPATLVEAENRVDELAPVIASASGLVLAGFGVLFLTMGATGLL; this is encoded by the coding sequence GTGTTCGAATCCGTCGGAACGCTCGCTGTTGGCGCCGTCTTCGGCCTGGCTCTCGCCGCGCCGCCCGGCCCCATGAACGCCATCATCGCCGAAGAGAGTGTGCTCCGGGGCTGGTATCCGGGAGTCAAAGCAGGGCTCGGCGCGTTCACGGCAGACGCACTCTTCTTCGTCCTCACGCTGGTCGGCGTCGTCGCGGTGATCGACGCCCAGCCGGCGATTCGACCCCTCCTCTACCTGTTCGGCGGTGTCCTGATGTGTTACTTCGCCGTCGACGCGTTCCGAAGTGCGAAAGACGCCTTCGCCTCGCGCGTCGATAGCGACGATCCGGCCGCCGGATTCCGGAAGACGTTCGTCCTGGCCGCCACGAACCCCTACCAGATCGGGTTCTGGCTCACGGTAGGCGTCGGCCTCCTCGAGGAGGGGACGCTCGACGTCTTCTCGCACGTCCCGTACGTCGGCGCCGACCTCGCCGGGTCGCTCGTCGTCGAGACCGGGTCACCGACGCTCTTGCTCGGCTTCTTCGCCGGGATCGGACTCTGGGTCGTCACGTTCCCGGCGACGCTCGTCGAGGCGGAAAACCGGGTCGACGAACTCGCGCCCGTCATCGCCAGTGCGAGTGGCCTCGTCCTCGCCGGATTCGGCGTGCTCTTCCTGACGATGGGCGCGACGGGACTGCTCTAG
- a CDS encoding DNA topoisomerase I has product MELIITEKDNAARRIADILSGESMQSTRENGVNVYEWGGTRCVGLSGHVVGVDFPPEYGDWRDVEPVELIDASVEKRPTKENIVATLRLLSRRAEQVTIATDYDREGELIGKEAYEIVRDVDEDVPIRRVRFSSITENEVTRAFDQPESLDFDLAAAGEARQIIDLVWGASLTRFLSLSAGQLGNDFISVGRVQSPTLKLLVDREREIEAFDPDDYWELFAELAKDEDEGDAFEAQYFYRDEDDNEAERVWDESIAESVFETLSSASEATVVDVNRRTRTDTPPAPFNTTQFIRAASAIGYSAKRAMSIAEDLYTAGYMTYPRTDNTVYPDDLDPEALLDDFVGHPTLGESAEDLLETDDDLVATEGDEETTDHPPIHPTGEIPARGEVSDDEWEIFELVVRRFYATLADAARWEHLKVVADVADHSLKANGKRLVEPGYHAVYPYFNTSENFVPDVTEGETLALSDAEIEEKQTQPPRRYGQSRLIETMEEMGVGTKSTRHNIIEKLYDRGYVEDDPPRPTRLAMAVVDAAEQFADEVVSEEMTAQLEADMDAIASGEASLDDVTAESREMLDEIFDELADSRDEIGDHLRKSLKDDKRLGPCPECGEDLLVRRSRYGSYFVGCDGYPDCEYTLQLPSTGKPHILDDTCDEHDLKEIKMLAGRQTFVHGCPQCAADDAGEGPVIGDCPECGAEHGGELAIKTLQSGSRLVGCTRYPDCEYSLPLPRRGEIEVTDERCDEHDLPELRVHGDDDDEPWELGCPICNYREYQAREAESGSDLEALDGIGAKTAEKLAAAGIESVDDLSDADPDAIASDVDGVSADRVRSWQAKA; this is encoded by the coding sequence GTGGAACTGATAATTACGGAGAAGGACAACGCGGCGAGACGGATCGCCGACATCCTGAGCGGCGAGTCCATGCAGTCGACGCGCGAGAACGGCGTCAACGTCTACGAGTGGGGCGGCACACGCTGCGTCGGGCTCTCCGGTCACGTCGTCGGCGTCGACTTCCCGCCGGAGTACGGCGACTGGCGCGACGTCGAACCGGTCGAGTTGATCGACGCTAGCGTCGAGAAACGGCCGACGAAGGAGAATATCGTCGCCACGCTCCGACTCCTCTCCCGGCGAGCCGAACAGGTCACGATCGCGACCGACTACGATCGCGAAGGGGAACTCATCGGGAAGGAGGCCTACGAGATCGTCCGCGACGTCGACGAAGACGTGCCAATCCGCCGCGTGCGATTCTCCTCGATCACGGAGAACGAGGTCACGCGGGCGTTCGACCAGCCCGAATCGCTCGACTTCGACCTGGCGGCCGCGGGCGAGGCCCGCCAGATCATCGACCTCGTCTGGGGCGCGTCGCTGACCCGATTCCTCTCGCTGTCGGCCGGCCAGCTCGGCAACGACTTCATTTCGGTCGGGAGAGTCCAGAGCCCCACGCTGAAACTCCTGGTCGATCGCGAACGCGAGATCGAAGCGTTCGATCCGGACGACTACTGGGAGCTGTTCGCAGAGCTCGCAAAAGACGAAGACGAGGGAGACGCGTTCGAAGCCCAGTACTTCTATCGCGACGAGGACGACAACGAGGCCGAGCGGGTCTGGGACGAGTCGATTGCCGAGTCGGTCTTCGAGACGCTCTCGTCGGCGAGCGAGGCGACGGTCGTCGACGTCAACCGACGAACGCGCACGGACACGCCGCCCGCCCCGTTCAACACCACGCAATTCATTCGGGCGGCCAGCGCGATCGGTTACTCGGCCAAGCGCGCGATGTCGATCGCCGAGGATCTCTACACTGCGGGGTACATGACCTACCCGCGAACGGACAACACGGTCTACCCGGACGATCTGGATCCGGAGGCGCTGCTCGACGACTTCGTCGGCCATCCGACGCTCGGCGAGAGCGCTGAGGACTTACTCGAGACCGACGACGACCTTGTCGCCACCGAGGGCGACGAGGAGACGACCGACCACCCGCCGATCCACCCGACGGGCGAGATCCCCGCCCGCGGCGAGGTGAGCGACGACGAGTGGGAGATCTTCGAGCTCGTCGTCCGCCGATTCTACGCGACGCTCGCCGATGCCGCTCGCTGGGAACACCTCAAGGTCGTCGCCGACGTCGCCGACCACTCGCTCAAGGCGAACGGTAAACGACTCGTCGAACCGGGCTACCACGCCGTCTATCCGTACTTCAACACGAGCGAGAACTTCGTCCCCGACGTCACCGAGGGCGAGACGCTCGCGCTGTCCGATGCCGAGATCGAGGAAAAGCAGACCCAGCCGCCACGGCGGTACGGCCAGTCCCGCCTGATCGAGACCATGGAGGAGATGGGTGTCGGGACGAAGTCGACCCGACACAACATCATCGAGAAGCTCTACGACCGGGGTTACGTCGAAGACGATCCGCCACGGCCGACGCGGCTCGCGATGGCCGTCGTCGATGCCGCCGAGCAGTTCGCCGACGAAGTGGTCAGCGAAGAGATGACCGCCCAGTTAGAGGCCGACATGGACGCCATCGCCTCCGGCGAAGCCAGTCTCGACGACGTCACGGCGGAGTCCCGCGAGATGTTAGACGAGATCTTCGACGAACTCGCCGACTCGCGCGACGAGATCGGCGACCACCTCCGCAAGTCGCTCAAGGACGACAAGCGCCTCGGCCCCTGCCCCGAGTGCGGCGAGGACCTCCTCGTTCGACGCAGCCGCTACGGCTCGTACTTCGTCGGCTGTGACGGCTATCCAGACTGCGAGTACACCCTCCAGCTCCCCTCGACGGGGAAACCACACATTCTGGACGACACCTGTGACGAACACGACCTGAAAGAGATCAAGATGCTCGCCGGGCGCCAGACGTTCGTCCACGGCTGTCCACAGTGTGCGGCCGACGACGCGGGCGAGGGGCCGGTGATCGGCGACTGTCCGGAATGCGGTGCTGAGCACGGCGGCGAGCTCGCGATCAAGACCCTCCAGAGCGGCTCACGGCTCGTCGGGTGTACGCGCTACCCCGACTGCGAGTACTCGCTCCCGCTGCCACGTCGCGGCGAGATCGAGGTGACCGACGAGCGCTGTGACGAACACGACCTGCCCGAGTTACGGGTGCACGGCGACGATGACGACGAACCCTGGGAACTCGGCTGTCCCATCTGCAACTATCGGGAGTACCAGGCACGCGAGGCCGAGAGCGGCTCCGACCTAGAGGCCCTCGACGGCATCGGGGCGAAGACCGCGGAGAAACTCGCGGCGGCCGGCATCGAGAGCGTCGACGATCTCTCGGACGCCGATCCCGACGCGATCGCCAGCGACGTCGACGGCGTCAGTGCGGACCGAGTCCGAAGCTGGCAAGCAAAGGCCTGA
- a CDS encoding serine hydrolase — protein sequence MSHDRERSRAREHASLDPETVDTIDELLRNRLAEDDIPGLSLAISDRDGVLYATGYGSRDIESNDPATSETVYGIGSVSKSFASLATLQLVASDELALDDPVTHYLDVDIPDEITLHHLLSHTSGFPSLAVSEALLGRQLGIGEAGVPLGSREDVLAHVESATDEITDDPGEHWQYYNSGYTLVGEVIETVTGTAYTDHVSRKILGPLAMDRSTFDGDRFDSFEDRMTPYFAEDDELTPYPLPIREHSAAAGGLLAPVTDLVRYLRMHLRGGELDGTRLCDEETLQRAYEAHAETPAGPYGYGWRTRDVGGESLIGHGGSIAISTAYAGFSPDHDVAIALLANTSPGYGLAELGKGVFAALTGTDPETLPFFSRRARFEELSGEYESYRGIKRAAVEPAGGTLRLRIGGPIDGDGEWQPLVPTDVEAGRFDAVSAAGDRIPVRFVRKGGDLSCFIDRWRLHQC from the coding sequence ATGTCACACGATCGGGAACGGTCTCGAGCGCGGGAGCACGCATCGCTCGACCCAGAAACCGTCGATACGATCGACGAACTGCTCCGGAACCGACTGGCCGAGGACGACATCCCCGGCCTGAGCCTCGCGATCTCCGACCGGGACGGCGTCCTGTACGCGACGGGATACGGGTCGCGAGACATAGAGTCCAACGACCCGGCGACGTCCGAGACCGTCTACGGCATCGGCTCCGTCTCGAAGTCGTTCGCCTCGCTCGCGACGCTCCAGCTCGTCGCGTCGGACGAGCTGGCGCTCGACGATCCGGTCACCCACTACCTCGACGTCGATATTCCGGACGAAATCACGCTCCACCACCTCCTCTCGCACACGTCTGGCTTTCCCTCGCTCGCCGTGAGCGAAGCGCTCCTTGGCAGGCAACTGGGAATCGGCGAAGCCGGCGTCCCACTCGGATCGCGTGAAGACGTCCTCGCACACGTCGAGAGCGCAACGGACGAAATCACGGACGACCCCGGCGAACACTGGCAGTACTACAATTCGGGGTACACACTCGTCGGCGAAGTCATCGAAACAGTCACCGGAACCGCCTACACCGACCACGTCAGTCGGAAAATTCTCGGCCCGTTAGCGATGGACCGCTCCACGTTCGACGGCGACCGGTTCGACTCGTTCGAGGATCGGATGACGCCCTACTTCGCCGAGGACGACGAGCTAACGCCGTATCCGCTTCCCATCCGCGAACACAGCGCGGCCGCGGGCGGACTGCTCGCACCGGTGACGGACCTCGTCCGATACCTTCGGATGCACCTGCGAGGCGGGGAGCTCGACGGCACACGACTCTGCGACGAGGAGACGCTGCAACGAGCGTACGAGGCGCACGCCGAAACACCGGCCGGGCCGTACGGCTACGGCTGGCGAACCCGCGACGTCGGCGGCGAGTCGCTGATCGGTCACGGCGGCTCGATAGCCATCTCTACGGCCTACGCGGGATTCAGTCCAGACCACGACGTCGCGATTGCCCTCCTGGCCAACACGTCGCCAGGCTACGGCCTCGCCGAGCTCGGGAAAGGGGTCTTCGCGGCTCTGACCGGAACTGACCCGGAGACGCTACCGTTCTTCAGCCGACGAGCCCGATTCGAGGAGCTCAGTGGCGAGTACGAGTCCTACCGCGGAATCAAGCGAGCCGCAGTGGAACCGGCGGGTGGAACCCTCCGACTCAGGATCGGTGGGCCGATCGACGGCGATGGGGAGTGGCAACCGCTCGTTCCGACCGACGTCGAGGCCGGCCGGTTCGACGCGGTCTCGGCAGCCGGTGACCGGATACCCGTCCGGTTCGTTCGCAAAGGCGGAGACCTGAGTTGCTTCATCGATCGCTGGCGTCTCCACCAGTGCTGA
- a CDS encoding MATE family efflux transporter translates to MTTGAITPKLFHLSWPLVLGNLLQTVYNLADMFWVGQIPGDQDVGVAAVSLMFPLSWMFVSTAMGLTAATISLVSQYVGADRRRTADHAVAQSILLAIAASSVLAAVGLYFRRPILRLMGAQGPVFADSLAYIEVIFLTLPLTFCFFVFRSALQGAGDTRTAMWLVLISAGINVVIDPFFILGWGPFPALGTRGAGIATFISRGVATAAGIYILLQGTYGVELHLGDLRPDPAMLYRLLDVGYPATLDGWVRSFASVAMAGFVARFGGAAIAAYGIGVRLMSVTWSVSGAVGQATASGVGQNLGAGLPERARTVARTATLGTMGFIAVCAALAFGFPHEAMGVFVDRRATIREGVVFLRIVAPFWALFSAVMVIQGAFRGAGNTREAMVLSLLSRWVFRVPVALVLAFTAVTVPYTSITIPTVPSIDYGVAGIWIAYAVGMAATFVVAVVWFRVGNWTEAVIEDEGPPGHAAPGEPIEEGDEAPEYTDD, encoded by the coding sequence ATGACGACGGGCGCGATCACGCCCAAACTCTTTCACCTCTCCTGGCCGCTCGTCCTCGGAAACCTGCTGCAGACGGTCTACAACCTCGCGGATATGTTCTGGGTCGGGCAGATTCCGGGCGATCAGGACGTCGGCGTCGCCGCGGTCTCGCTCATGTTTCCGCTCTCGTGGATGTTCGTCTCGACGGCGATGGGGCTGACCGCGGCGACGATCTCGCTGGTCTCCCAGTACGTCGGCGCCGATCGGCGACGGACGGCCGATCACGCTGTCGCGCAGTCGATCCTACTGGCGATCGCCGCGTCGAGCGTGCTCGCGGCGGTCGGCCTGTACTTCAGACGACCGATCCTTCGGTTGATGGGCGCACAGGGGCCGGTGTTTGCCGATTCGCTCGCCTACATCGAGGTGATCTTCCTCACGCTCCCGCTCACGTTCTGTTTCTTCGTGTTTCGATCGGCCCTCCAGGGCGCTGGCGACACCCGAACCGCGATGTGGCTGGTGCTCATCTCGGCCGGGATCAACGTCGTCATCGACCCGTTCTTCATTCTTGGGTGGGGTCCGTTCCCCGCGCTGGGGACGCGCGGGGCCGGGATCGCCACGTTCATCTCACGCGGCGTGGCGACGGCGGCCGGCATCTACATTTTACTCCAGGGGACGTACGGCGTCGAACTCCATCTCGGGGATCTCCGACCCGATCCGGCCATGCTCTACCGGTTGCTCGACGTCGGATACCCGGCGACGCTCGATGGCTGGGTTCGCAGTTTTGCGTCGGTGGCCATGGCGGGCTTCGTCGCCCGGTTCGGTGGCGCGGCGATCGCGGCGTACGGCATCGGTGTTCGACTGATGTCGGTGACGTGGTCGGTCTCGGGGGCGGTCGGCCAGGCGACCGCGTCCGGAGTCGGGCAGAACCTGGGTGCCGGCTTGCCCGAGCGAGCGCGGACAGTGGCCCGAACCGCGACGCTGGGAACGATGGGATTCATCGCCGTCTGTGCGGCGCTGGCGTTCGGCTTCCCCCACGAGGCAATGGGCGTGTTCGTCGACAGACGGGCGACGATCCGAGAGGGGGTTGTCTTCCTCCGGATCGTCGCCCCCTTCTGGGCGCTCTTCTCGGCCGTGATGGTCATCCAGGGCGCGTTCCGCGGGGCGGGCAACACTCGCGAAGCGATGGTCCTCTCCCTCCTGTCACGCTGGGTGTTTCGCGTGCCTGTCGCGCTCGTCCTCGCGTTCACGGCCGTGACGGTTCCATACACGTCGATTACGATCCCAACCGTCCCCTCGATCGACTACGGCGTTGCGGGTATCTGGATCGCCTACGCCGTCGGCATGGCCGCCACGTTCGTCGTCGCCGTCGTCTGGTTCCGCGTCGGGAACTGGACGGAGGCTGTCATCGAAGACGAGGGCCCACCCGGTCACGCGGCCCCCGGTGAGCCGATCGAGGAGGGCGACGAAGCGCCCGAGTATACTGACGACTGA
- a CDS encoding MFS transporter — translation MSETTNETNATVWRFYAYRITVSNGFYLPVSVVYLQQVRGFGLDEIGLVLGAFSVAMVLAEIPTGYVGDRLSRPNSLLLGNVIIATFMVGYTVVETPLGYVALHAFWAIGWAFRSGTADAWLYELLAREGEADEFTRVRGRATTVKLGFEAVMAASAGFLVGYGWEVPFLANALVAVVGIPLLITAPRSRPTSPAAADRDAPDAEPFTVHEAIRSLRVSFARTDIRWFVAYVTLISMLYQVIRVFEQPGLESVGLPVAGFGLLYAAFKLVSGGAAATAGWVRDRLGVRLTYTLVLPVYGVASIAIALVPFALVPLFFTNRGIRTILNPIRNQYLNDRIDDVGRATVLSGVSMSSMLAGAGGKFVVGALADVMGLVTVLSATGLIIVVAAAGLVFVTTPFGDREPNRAGTAVDVDPGD, via the coding sequence ATGAGCGAGACGACGAACGAGACGAATGCAACGGTGTGGCGATTCTACGCCTACCGGATCACCGTCTCGAACGGCTTCTATCTCCCGGTGAGCGTCGTGTATTTACAGCAGGTTCGCGGCTTCGGACTCGACGAAATCGGCCTCGTTCTGGGGGCGTTCTCCGTCGCGATGGTCCTCGCGGAGATTCCGACGGGGTACGTCGGTGATCGGCTCAGTCGACCGAATAGCCTCCTGCTCGGAAACGTGATTATCGCGACGTTCATGGTCGGCTACACCGTCGTCGAGACGCCGCTCGGCTACGTCGCGCTCCACGCGTTCTGGGCGATCGGCTGGGCGTTTCGTTCGGGCACGGCGGACGCCTGGCTCTACGAACTCCTCGCGAGAGAGGGCGAGGCGGACGAGTTCACTCGCGTTCGCGGTCGAGCGACGACGGTCAAACTGGGATTCGAGGCGGTGATGGCCGCGTCGGCGGGTTTCCTCGTCGGATACGGCTGGGAGGTTCCCTTTCTCGCTAATGCACTCGTCGCGGTGGTCGGGATTCCGCTATTGATCACCGCGCCGCGGTCGCGACCGACGTCGCCTGCGGCGGCGGACCGGGATGCGCCCGACGCGGAGCCGTTCACCGTTCACGAGGCTATCCGTTCACTGCGAGTGTCGTTCGCCCGGACGGATATCAGATGGTTCGTCGCGTACGTGACGCTGATTTCGATGCTGTATCAGGTCATCAGGGTGTTCGAGCAACCCGGACTCGAATCGGTCGGGCTCCCGGTCGCCGGTTTCGGATTGCTCTACGCCGCGTTCAAACTCGTCTCCGGGGGTGCGGCGGCGACCGCCGGCTGGGTTCGAGACCGGCTTGGCGTTCGCCTGACCTACACGCTGGTTCTTCCGGTTTACGGCGTCGCCTCGATCGCCATCGCGCTGGTTCCGTTCGCACTCGTCCCACTGTTCTTCACCAACCGGGGGATCAGAACCATCCTCAACCCGATTCGGAATCAGTACCTGAACGATCGGATCGACGACGTCGGCCGGGCGACGGTTCTCTCGGGGGTCTCGATGAGCAGTATGCTGGCCGGTGCCGGTGGGAAATTCGTCGTCGGCGCGCTGGCCGACGTGATGGGGCTGGTCACCGTGCTCTCTGCGACCGGCCTGATCATCGTCGTCGCGGCCGCCGGACTGGTCTTCGTCACCACGCCATTCGGCGACCGTGAACCGAACCGTGCAGGGACTGCGGTCGATGTCGATCCGGGCGACTGA
- a CDS encoding DUF7351 domain-containing protein, whose product MTREDSSNPGPAPSDPFALVGNEIRAAIVRALGDPDVRGGPPVAFSALRDRVDVDVRSSQFNYHLGQLVGHFVERTDDGYRIRPEGRVLYQALSAGSFDRRVTESTTPAGFACHYCEAPVDAVVHEGELRIQCPDCDYRYDVTTVPPGIDAAADLDLDGIARFTHQNHLAFARRVCPTCGQEPTATVLEPDETPFPTDDRRVVSAFVHCRNCNDARYLSIGEAVLADPALRAFCHDHGLDLLTTPLWELEFAATDRTVTVESRDPWRISLVVSLEGERLELIVDGDLTVLDRHCEGIEDA is encoded by the coding sequence GTGACTCGCGAGGATTCGTCCAACCCGGGCCCGGCGCCCTCGGATCCGTTCGCGCTCGTCGGCAACGAAATCAGAGCCGCTATCGTTCGAGCCCTCGGCGATCCCGACGTCCGCGGCGGGCCGCCAGTCGCGTTCTCCGCCCTCCGGGATCGAGTCGATGTCGACGTCCGGAGTAGCCAGTTCAACTATCACCTCGGCCAGCTCGTCGGCCACTTCGTCGAGCGAACCGACGACGGCTATCGTATCCGTCCCGAGGGACGCGTCCTCTACCAGGCGCTCTCTGCCGGCTCGTTCGACCGCCGGGTCACCGAATCGACGACGCCCGCCGGCTTCGCCTGCCACTACTGCGAGGCGCCCGTCGATGCCGTCGTTCACGAGGGTGAACTCCGGATCCAGTGTCCCGACTGCGACTATCGGTACGACGTCACGACCGTTCCACCGGGAATCGACGCGGCGGCGGACCTCGATCTCGACGGAATCGCCCGCTTCACCCACCAGAACCACCTCGCGTTCGCCCGCCGCGTCTGTCCCACCTGCGGACAGGAGCCGACCGCGACGGTGCTCGAACCCGACGAGACGCCGTTTCCCACCGACGATCGCCGGGTCGTCTCCGCGTTCGTTCACTGTCGAAACTGCAACGACGCGCGCTACCTGTCGATCGGTGAGGCCGTCCTTGCCGACCCGGCGCTACGCGCGTTCTGTCACGACCACGGCCTCGACCTCCTGACGACACCGCTGTGGGAACTGGAGTTCGCCGCGACCGACCGAACCGTCACGGTCGAATCACGCGACCCGTGGCGGATTTCACTCGTGGTCTCACTGGAGGGGGAGCGCCTCGAACTGATCGTCGACGGTGACCTGACGGTGCTGGACCGTCACTGCGAAGGGATCGAGGACGCGTAA
- a CDS encoding cupin domain-containing protein: MKRASLADEFESTNDPGSPADSLTGSPSFVRRSLSSSLETSALAINHYRIAPGERFPAGLHAHRDQAEVFVVLSGEAAFATLDGQVAVGSHEAIRFAPGEYQAGRNDGEDSLSVLALGAPRDSDDVRIPIACPPCRGDDLRLDLAGNSLTFACTECDDHWEPAACPACGGEDLRVVLGQSDEPVVACQTCTATFERPPIEGEWEARGRGGKRID, translated from the coding sequence GTGAAACGCGCCTCGTTGGCGGACGAATTCGAATCGACAAACGACCCTGGCTCTCCTGCGGACTCGTTGACGGGAAGCCCGTCGTTCGTGCGGCGTTCGCTCTCGTCCTCGCTCGAGACGTCGGCCCTCGCGATAAACCACTACCGGATAGCTCCCGGTGAACGCTTCCCCGCCGGGTTACACGCCCACCGCGATCAGGCGGAGGTCTTCGTCGTCCTGTCCGGAGAAGCGGCCTTCGCGACGCTCGATGGCCAGGTCGCTGTCGGCTCGCACGAAGCGATACGCTTCGCTCCGGGCGAGTACCAGGCCGGCCGGAACGACGGCGAAGACTCGCTGTCAGTACTGGCGCTCGGCGCCCCGCGGGATAGCGACGACGTGCGCATCCCGATCGCGTGTCCGCCCTGTCGCGGCGACGACCTCCGTCTGGATTTGGCTGGTAATTCGCTCACGTTCGCGTGTACCGAGTGCGACGATCACTGGGAACCTGCAGCGTGTCCCGCCTGTGGAGGCGAGGATCTGCGAGTCGTTCTCGGACAGTCGGACGAACCGGTCGTCGCCTGTCAGACCTGCACCGCGACGTTCGAGCGGCCGCCGATCGAGGGCGAGTGGGAGGCGCGTGGACGGGGAGGAAAGCGGATCGACTGA